The DNA sequence GCTCTAAGGTGATTTCTGGTATCCTCTCTTTTCAACCGACCCATTGTTACAACTGTGGTCATCTCTTTGACTCACAAATCATTAAACACGGCTTCAAAACCTCTCGTATTAAGATGATGAAACTCTCTGGCTTTGATACCTATCTCGATTTAAAAAAGCAACGCTATAAATGCCGTCATTGTGATCGTACCTTTACGCTTAAAACCTCTCTTGTGGAATCTAATTGTTACCTTTCTAATCCCCTTAAACAAGCTATTTTCCTAGAGGCTAGCCATAAAAAATCCGAGTCAGATATTGCCCGTGAACTCAACGTATCCCATTCAACGGTCAATCGGATCATTCATACATCGTACGAGGAACAACCCCTTCATTTTAACTCTCTTCCAAAGGTGCTTTGTTTTGATGAGTTTAAGTCGGTCAAATCAGCGGAAGGGGCTATGTCATTCATTTTTTGTGATGCTTCTAATGGGAAGTTAATTGATATCGTTGAAGACCGTCGTCTAAGCACTTTAAAACCTTATTTCATGCGATTTTCTAAGGAGGCCCGTGAAGGTGTAACTCACGTTGTTATTGATATGTATGCTCCGTATATGACACTCATTAAAGAGGTGTTTCCCAACGCTAAAATTGTTTTAGATAAGTTCCACGTCGTTCAACTTTTATCTCGTGCCCTCAATAAAACTCGTATTCGCTTCATGAACCAAAACAAAGAATTCTACAATAAATTCAAACATTATTGGCGCCTTTTATTAAAAGCCCAAGAGGATATCCATTCTACCCACTACTTCTATTCTAACTGTTTCAAAAAGCAGATTTCTCAACAAGAAATCATCGACTTTTTACTCGCTTTAGATCCGGAATTAAAAGCCACTTATGACTTCTATC is a window from the Turicibacter bilis genome containing:
- a CDS encoding ISL3 family transposase, which translates into the protein MSHNNCILTLLDLKDKNITFSENWMKDVQINGIRSKVISGILSFQPTHCYNCGHLFDSQIIKHGFKTSRIKMMKLSGFDTYLDLKKQRYKCRHCDRTFTLKTSLVESNCYLSNPLKQAIFLEASHKKSESDIARELNVSHSTVNRIIHTSYEEQPLHFNSLPKVLCFDEFKSVKSAEGAMSFIFCDASNGKLIDIVEDRRLSTLKPYFMRFSKEAREGVTHVVIDMYAPYMTLIKEVFPNAKIVLDKFHVVQLLSRALNKTRIRFMNQNKEFYNKFKHYWRLLLKAQEDIHSTHYFYSNCFKKQISQQEIIDFLLALDPELKATYDFYQTIKQAIKLRNFDAFHHAIQNPSDLLSPEMKTALKTLTNYQDYIKNTIETSYTNGVLEGINNKIKVIKRMAFGYRSFYHFKARILIIHKYTFEQKNKRNQTAQRAA